The following coding sequences are from one Streptomyces dengpaensis window:
- a CDS encoding DUF5999 family protein yields the protein MCQHQPPCPSAESADRESARLMAHHPEQGWSLLCNGVLLFEDTGELLPDGQIIAPHRPLGSGHVMTAA from the coding sequence ATGTGCCAGCACCAGCCGCCGTGTCCGTCAGCCGAATCAGCCGACCGGGAGTCCGCCCGCCTCATGGCGCACCACCCGGAGCAGGGATGGAGCCTGCTGTGCAACGGCGTTCTGCTCTTCGAGGACACCGGTGAGCTCCTGCCGGACGGCCAGATCATCGCCCCGCACCGCCCGTTGGGCAGCGGACATGTGATGACGGCCGCCTGA